A genomic window from Methylobacterium nodulans ORS 2060 includes:
- a CDS encoding ABC transporter substrate-binding protein, with amino-acid sequence MKKPSMTQRRALAAISAALMLSVSGRAALAQQDAEPVRIGMIYAKQGPGASIGEYLQRGSTLAVEQAGRKVLGRPIELVWLDEPNPQVSQQNMQRLIDENKVVAVVGGNYSSSALAMMSVANREKIPLILTGAAASEITGKNCNRYTFRTQATVPVQMRGLMPFVSQIGKKVYFLTASYAFGQDILRSGRGLLKEVGATEVGVDEVPVNTADYSSYILKIRQARPDVIVGGLVGGDFSNYLKQANEMGMKDRARFAAIAVTDTDFWDVGPAASTGIYVKPWYYNDPTNTAAEKKMVADFEKKYNQPPSDKTWSGWIGMRALLESIEAAKSTDAKAIVTALEKWKNTDGDIPAFFREWDHQLVRPAVIVRVKKQITDKWDFFDVVKKTSDSEAETLKAFGTKDEIGCAMPPL; translated from the coding sequence ATGAAAAAGCCCAGCATGACGCAACGGCGTGCACTCGCCGCGATTTCGGCTGCCCTGATGCTGTCGGTTTCCGGCCGGGCGGCGCTCGCGCAGCAGGACGCGGAGCCGGTCCGAATCGGCATGATCTACGCGAAGCAGGGCCCTGGCGCCTCGATCGGCGAGTACCTCCAGCGCGGCAGCACGCTCGCGGTGGAGCAGGCCGGCCGCAAGGTCCTGGGTCGGCCGATCGAGCTGGTCTGGCTCGATGAGCCGAACCCGCAGGTCTCGCAACAGAACATGCAGCGGCTCATCGACGAGAACAAGGTCGTGGCGGTCGTCGGCGGCAACTACAGCTCGTCGGCGCTGGCTATGATGAGCGTCGCCAACCGCGAGAAGATCCCGCTGATCCTGACCGGGGCGGCGGCGAGCGAGATCACCGGAAAGAATTGCAATCGCTATACCTTCCGCACCCAAGCGACGGTGCCGGTGCAGATGCGCGGGCTAATGCCGTTCGTGTCGCAGATCGGCAAGAAGGTTTACTTCCTGACCGCCTCCTATGCCTTCGGCCAGGATATCCTGCGCTCGGGGCGTGGCCTGCTCAAGGAGGTCGGCGCGACCGAGGTCGGCGTAGACGAGGTTCCGGTCAACACGGCCGACTACAGCTCGTACATCCTCAAGATTCGGCAAGCACGTCCGGACGTCATCGTGGGCGGCCTCGTCGGCGGCGACTTCTCCAACTATCTCAAGCAGGCGAATGAGATGGGGATGAAGGATCGCGCCCGCTTCGCAGCGATCGCGGTGACCGACACCGATTTCTGGGATGTCGGGCCGGCGGCCTCGACCGGCATCTACGTCAAGCCATGGTACTACAACGACCCGACCAACACGGCGGCCGAGAAGAAGATGGTCGCCGATTTCGAGAAGAAGTACAACCAGCCGCCCTCCGACAAGACTTGGTCGGGCTGGATCGGCATGCGCGCCCTGCTCGAATCGATCGAGGCTGCGAAGTCGACCGACGCCAAGGCGATCGTCACCGCGCTCGAAAAGTGGAAGAACACGGACGGCGACATCCCTGCCTTCTTCCGCGAGTGGGACCACCAGCTGGTCCGACCAGCCGTGATCGTGCGTGTGAAAAAGCAGATCACTGACAAGTGGGACTTTTTCGACGTCGTGAAGAAGACCTCCGACAGCGAAGCGGAAACGCTCAAGGCGTTCGGCACCAAGGACGAGATCGGTTGCGCGATGCCACCGCTCTGA